TTTTGTCCACGGCCTCCTGGATATAGTTTTCCCCCAGATCGGTGAGGCCGGCGTCAATGGCCTGATGCATTTTTTCTGTCCCATGTTTTTTGCTCACCCCCACCAGGGTGATGTCCGCCGGGTTTCTGCCGCAGTTAGCGGCCGCGGTATGTATTTTTTCCTGGATCTCAGCCAGGTTGTCTCGGATGCTTGTCATGACTTTTGTCCTTGAAACTGTATCGCCCCCAAAGAGACCAGGGTCTGTATCACTTCGCACACCGGCAGGCCCACCACATTGGCCCAGGAGCCGCGGATTTCTTTGACCATGAACGCGCCCAGCCCTTGAACGGCGTATCCCCCGGCCTTGTCATAGGGTTCATTTGTGCCAGTGTACCAGAGAATTTCCTGTTTTGTCAAAGCCTTGAACACCACTGAAGTTTCAATGGCACAGGTAATCATTTTACCCCTTGTATGATGGCCCACGGTATATCCGGTGAACACCGAATGGGTGGCACCACTGAGACATTCGAGCATGGAAACGGCCTGGCCGGGATTTTCCGGCTTCCCCAGAATCCTGCCGTCTTTGACCACAATGGTGTCGGCCCCGAGCACCCAGGCCTGCCTGCGTTGCTGCATCACATGACACGCTTTGTTTTCAGCCAGGGTTTTGACCACGGCTACCGGGGACAGACCGGGTGCCGGGGTCTCATCCACATCTGCGGGCAGGATCTCTAAATCCAGCCCCATCTGTGTCAGCAGGTGTCTGCGCCGGGGAGATCGGGATGCCAGCACCAGTCTGTGTTCATCCATCCATTTCATGGAGGGAAGGTGTAACAGAAAATCCGGATTTTGACAATGCCCGGGTTTTGGGCTGAAGATAATTTTTGGGTTGCCAATCCCAAACAGCGTGCTACACTGGGCCGGTCAACCATAAAGGAAACATTGAAATGAACCCGTCGTTACCCGGTGTATTGTTCGGCCTGGCCGCATTTGCCTCCTGGGGATTTCTGCCGGCCTACTGGAAACAGATGCAGGCGGCCCAGCCCTTTGAAATTCTGTGCCACCGCATTGTCTGGTCCTGTGCATTTGTTTTTGTCATCCTGTGTGTTCAGAAACGGGGCAAAGAAGTGGTTCAGGTGTTCAAATCCCCGGCCCAGGTCAAAGGGCTGGCAATCAGCAGCACGTTGATTGCAGCCAACTGGTTTGTCTATATCTGGGCCGTCAACTCGGGCCGGGTGTTGGAAACCAGCCTGGGATACTACATCAATCCCATGATCAACGTTCTGCTGGGGTTTGTGTTGCTCAATGAAACCTTCACCCGCATGCAGTGTATCTCTCTGGGCTTTGCCCTGACCGGGGTGATCTATTCGCTTCTGGCATATGGGAAACTGCCTTTGTTCGGCCTGACCCTGGCAATTTCCTTTGCCTTTTACGGGTATTGCCGCAAACGCATCCAGGTGGCGCCGCTGCCCGGCCTGTTTGTGGAAACCCTGATTCTGATGGTCCCGGCTCTGGCATATATCCTGTTTTTGATGGGAAAAGGAGACTCTTTGTTTTTCAAAGATCCCGGACTCACCCTGTGGATGATCGGTGCCGGCGTGGTCACTTCTCTGCCGCTTTTGTGGTTTGCCGCGGCCGCCAAACGGCTCAAGCTGTCCACCATCGGCATTCTTCAGTACCTGGCCCCGTCCATTGCCTTTACACTGGGGGTGTTTGTATACAAAGAACCGTTTTCCACCCACAACCTCATCACGTTTGCCTGCATCTGGACCGGGGTGGCCTTGTATACCCTGGAATTTGTGAAACACCACCATCCTCGGGAAACGGGCAGGGGAGCTGCGGCAGGACGGGAACAAGACCGGATGTAAGGCCATGCAGACGTTTTTGGCAGGGATGCCGCCTCTGGCGGGGTCTTGGCTTCTGGCCTGGAATCCACAGGCTCCGACAGCCCGGCAGCAAGACCCCGCCAGAGGCTCAACCGTGCAGCAGATGACCGGAACTGTCCCACAGCTTTATATTGAAGATCATCTCATCTCATTCCGCACAACAGGCGCTGAGGATATTTTCAGTTATTGTTGAATTTTGAAAAACTGTGTGATAGGCAGGATATGGTTCATGTTTCAGAAAATCTATAATAGCTTCAGTATGGTTGAGATATTAAATGATCAAGACTTGTTGCAATTATGCAGCGGGTTTGATTATGTTGTGAGATTTTATTCCGTTTAATTCAAAAAAGATTATCAAATCTTTCTTTTTATTCGTATAATTGTAGATTGTCACTTTCGCATCCCAACAAAATGTCACAATCTTTTGCCAAAATCAGGCCTTTTTTCAGAAAATTTGAGAATGGACCTTATACATTTTTTAGTGGGATTTGTGAGGTGCAGAAGCGCGCTAAAAAACAGATGGTAACATGCTGATTTGTAGAGGAAAAATGTTCTCACGCTTTTTTACCAAATCCCACTTTACAATTTCATCATTTTTTTTAGGCCATGTATATTGAGAATCCCCCCCTCTTATCCCCCCCGAAAGGGGGGAGGAGGATAAAGGCATGCAGCGGTTCCTGCTGTTTGGTTTCAACCTGCTCAAATTCATCAATTAATCTTATCATTTTCCCATACCTTGCTTTTTTTCACTTAGGCACTCCAAATTGGGATTTTTGACCGGATTTTTGGGATATTAATGTAACACTTTACATATAATTCAAGGTCAACATCATAGAAAAGCCTGGAGCGCCAACTCCAGGCTTTGATTGTGAACTTCGGCAGATAGCCGGAAAGCCCACACAAACTATTTTCTTTCTACACCATCTTCCGTCTGTCTGCAAGACCGGAGGATGTCTTGAATTGAATTTAATCGTAATTACATGTCGTTGGTGTGATTTCCCCTTTTGTTTTTGTCGGGCGTGCTGGAGAGGCCATGCCTACTGTAGTGATTCTTGTCGTAAAGCCGGGAACCTCAAGAATAGAAGAGAAGCCCAGAGAAGATATCGGCAGACGGATAAAGGAAAAAAACAACACCGGGAAGCAGAAAACCGTCGCCGATACCGTCAAATTGTTTCTATTTCAAAAAAGATGGATGATACACCTTCAACACAGCTGCCGGTCTGGTGTACGACAATAATAATGTGGACCCGGCATCTTTATTTTGGCCTTCAAATCAAACCATATTGCAGATCTTGCGGTGTTTTGGGTCAACTTGTCACAGAATTTCCCAGGCGGGGGTATGGGTAATTGACCAATCGGGAGGTGCGGCATGATAAAAAAACAAATCCTGAACGATTCAAGGGTGCGGTGTATCAAAGGAGGGTTCAGTTTTATTCCCCATCGGTTTCTTTCGGGTGGTTTCTGGCAGGCATTGAGCCCTGATGAGCTTTTGTTGTACTTTTTTCTGGTCCTGGCCAGTGACCGAAACGGGCTGAGTTTTTACAGCTACGATAAAATATGTACCTTGCTTAAAATGCCATTGAGTCAATACATTTGTGCCCGGGACGAGCTGCTGAAAAAGGATTTGATTGCCTTTGACGGCACAATTTATCAGGTACTTTCATTACCGGTTAAATCCATACCGGTCCCTGCAAAAAAGCCACCTTCCTGCAAAACCGGTCAAACGGAATCGGTTGGAAAAATTCTGAACAAATTGATCATGGAGACGAACCATGGCTGAACTGACACCAGAAAAGCCAATTGCCGATGATATGGATCGGGTATGCCGGGAATATCTGGATTATTTTTTAAAAATTCACCAAAGCGGCCCGACACAGATTGACTCTATAACAATGGTCATTAAAGCCTTTGGAACCTATCTGCAAAAATCAGGGATAGAACTGATCCGCATCAACATAGAACATGTAGATGAATTTTTGGCGATGTTCAATGCATCGTATGCAAAAGCCACCCAGCGCCTTTACCGATCTTTTTTGAGGTGTTTTTTACGCTATCTGTATAACGAACGTAATTTGATCAGGCGAAATCTGGCCGACCTTTTGATCAGTCCGCCAATGTATGCCAGAGCCAAGCCACCGCAATTCTTAAGACCCGGTGAAGTTCGTCAGCTGTTTAATCGTTTACCCCGCACCACGGCTTGTGAACTCCGTACGTATGCCCAGGTTCACCTGGCTTATTATCTTGGATTACGCCCCATTGAAATCAGTCGGATCACTCTGGATGACATCTCTTTTAGAAAAGGCTTACTGGAATTGAAAAACAGGAAGAACAACCGTCCCCTTCAACTGCCGATTCCCGAGGATACACTAAAGGCAATAACCGCCTATATCGTTGGAGGCCGTCCCAAAAGCCACGATAGGTCTGTTTTTTTAATTTTCTGGCCGGAACCCAAGCCCATGAGCGCCAATCTAACCGGATTTTATTTGACAAAGGCCCTGCGGGATGCAGGGCTTCCAGGCACAGCTTATTGGCTGCGGCATACCTTTGCACAAAACATGCTGGAAGCAGGTGCTGGCATTTTTGAAATCAAAGAAATGATGGGACATGAAAGTATCGAATCAACGAACAATTATTTAAGTGTCCACGTAGCATTGATGCGGAGGATATTGTTTGATGAAACCGTTTGAAAGTTTTTTGAACAATGAACTGGAAAACTTTATTGTCTATCGAAAAGGGCTGGGTTACAAGGAAAAGTTAATCAGATCCCGACTTGTGATCTTTGATAAATATGTAAAAAAACAGGCCGACCCCTCAAGTGTTTGGAACCCTGATTTTTATTTGGCCTTCAGAAAAGAAGTTGGAGAAGAACCGTCTACTGTAAACATCACCCTGTCTGCTGTTCGATGCTTTTTTGAGTATCTGAAGCGGAAGGACCCTCTTCTCAACAATCCGTTAAAGGACGTTCCCAACCTTCAACGGCGGCCGTTTGTCCCTTTTGTCTTTTCACCGGAACAGGTTGATATGTTACTGGATGTGATTTGCGGGCGGATCAGGCGGCACACACAAAGGGTTTTTCTAAAAGATTTCAGTGAATATCTGGTGATACTGCTTCTGGCTCGCTGCGGACTGAGGATCAGCGAACCCCTGCGTTTGAAGCTGGCGGATTATCGGCCGGATGAAAAAACAATTTATATTGAGAAAACCAAATTCAGTAAAGACCGTTTGATCCCGATACCCCTATCTGTTGCAAGACAAATTGACAATTACCTGTCTTGCCGTGCTGCTCTGATTGAACATGATATCAATCCCTACCTGTTTATAGGAGGCCTGCAAAAGAGGCTTGGAGACCAGCGTATTCGTGTTGTCTTCCACAGTGCCGTGCAGCAAATCGGCATCGACAGCCCCAGGAAAGTCATTGGCGATACCACTTTTGGAAAACCTACTCCGCACAGTCTCCGGCATTCTTTTGCCATCTACACGCTGAAGTCTGCCATTGCCCGGAAACAGACTTCCCAGAATGTGCTGCCGGTACTTGCCGCTTATATGGGTCATGTGAAATATCAATACACGATGGAATATCTGAGAGTGGTGGATGCGGAAAGCAGGACACGTCTTCTCAATTTTGCCGATATCCTGAGAAAAAAATCATGCGACTGACCAGTTGTATAATTAAATTTTTCGATCAATACCTGCCTCAGATCAAAGGATGCAGCCCCAATACGATAAAAAGCTACCGGGATACTTTTTCTTTGTTTTTACCATTTGCCGCCCGGTATCACAGAATAAAAACAGGGTCTCTGGAATTTGAGCATCTGACAACGGATTTGATTTTAAGTTTTCTCAACCAGCTGGAATCCGATCGTTCCAACACTGCCAAGACACGAAATCAGCGGCTGGGTGTCTTGAAGTCCTTTGCCAAAATGATCCGTTTCATCTCTCCTGAATTACAGAAGCAGGCGGATGCGATCCTTGCCATACCCCAGAAACGCAGCCAGCGAAAGTTGATCGGATTTTTGTATCCCCAGGAAATCAACAAAATCTTCACTGCGGTCAAGCTTGAGAAGAAAGACGGGTTCCGGAATTATACCCTTTTACATCTCTTGTATGATACCGGAGCCAGGGCAACAGAAATCGCCACACTTCAGCTGGATTATTTTGATTACGAAAACAAAATCCTGGCTGTCCTCGGCAAGGGGAACAGATACCGGCAGATTGAACTGCTTCCGAAAACGACCGAACTCGTTCATCAGTACATTGCAGAATACCGCAGCCGTCCCTCGCCTGTTTTTAAAAAGAGTTTGTTCATCAACCAAAGAGGATCTGCACTGACACGCCATGGTATCAACCGCATCTGCAAGCGGTGCCTTGAACAGGCTTTACCTTCCAAACGGCTGTCTCTCATGCATCCTGTTCATAGCTTCCGGCACTCATGCGCCGTCCGGATGGTATCGGAAGGCAAACCCCTGTCTGAAATCAAAAATCGTCTGGGACATGCCAATGTTCAATCTACAATGGTCTATCTGCAACTGGACCTGAATCAGAAGAGACAAATACAGGAAGATTTTATCCACTTCACACGGCAGCAACTTAAATCCGATCCCAAAATAGATGAACTGATCCAATGGGAAAACAAACAAAATGTCCTTGAATGGCTGGACAGCCTTTGAGAATACTCAAGGGTGGTCGAAGGCACCCTGAAGTAGGGGCAGGAGTCAATTGTTATGTTGCATATTTTTTTACAAAGTTGTAGTATCCTTGACAACTTGTTGTATTTAATGGGGATATTTATTTGCATGCCCAATATTGGAAAACGCCCGGTTATCAAAGCTCAGGGGCAACTCGCAACATAATTGCAATATTTTTGACTGTTAGCCTGGCCTAAAAGCCATTACTGATAGAACAAATTCTGAGGCAGAAAATCAATCCAGCCACCCCAGAATAATCGACATAATGTGGGGTCTTCGATTCCTGATAAAATTTCTGAAAGCGGGCGATTTTAAAGCCCGGGCTGACAGGTGAGCAGGCGCTTTTTCCGCGCATCTTTGTCCAGCCCGATGTTAGGCTGGAACATGGTTTTTACCCTGATGGTTCATAAAATTGACAGTATTTTCATGGAAATTTTTTCTAATCAAAGCTTTGAGGCATGATGATGCAATTAGCCTTTATTTATAGCGACGAAATGAAAAACACATTTGAACGCAATGAGAATTTACAAAGATTGACAATATTTGTAGTTCTGTTATTGTGGTGTGTAGTTGTTTATACGAGGAGGGTACTATGCATATCTCACTAACACCTGAGCTTGAAACCAGGGTTAAACAAAAAGTCGCATCAGGTTATTATAACAATGCAAGTGAAGTGATTCGGGATGCTTTGCGGTTCTGGGAAAAAAATGAAGAATTGGTACAGCACATGAAACTTGAAATGTTAAAAGAACGCTTATCAATTGGTGCTAAGCAGGCTAAACAGGGAAAATTTGTTGCGCAATCCGTAAGCGAAATTGTTTCTGAGGTCAGGAATGCGTAAATACCGTCTCACTCCTACAACAAAATCGGATTTTGTAGAAATCTGGAATTATTCTGTTGAAACCTGGGGTGAGAAACAAGCTGAAAAATATCTTCAAGATATTGAGGACACGCTTAATCAACTTGCAGCCAATCCGGAACTTGGAAGACAACGACCTGAAATTGCTCCTGGATATTATTCCTTTCCTGCACAAAAACACATCATCTTCTATCTGATCTCAGATAGTTATATTGATATCATTGGTATTTTGCATGGGAAAATGGATATCGACAAAAATTTAATGTGATTTTTACCTTAAACGACTGAGCAGTAGCGGGTGAATTATTGAGGGGTGAGAACGTAATTGCAGATAATTATCCGATACCGGAAATTTTTCAAGGTCATTTGTTTTAGGATATCATTACAAATCATGAGGTCTCAACAGGGAAAGACCTGGACAGTCGAAGTGAAAATGATGAAATATGATTTTCTGAGCCGGCAGTAAAATTTGACGATGCAGTCTATTTTTGCAGACGAGTCAGGCACAGAGTCTCAGGTGAAAATGCCGGGTACACCAGATTGTTTATTTCAAGCGAATCCCTTTACCTGTGCGGGATACCGGCATGTATCATTTGAAGAGTGTCGGAAATACAAATTTTTGTATTTCTGACACTCCTGTTTTCTTCAACCATCTGATCAGGCTGGAAACAGCTGGTATAAGGGGGTTTCCGCCAGAAATAAGCCCTGATCATTTTTTTTGATGGGCTGACAAAATGACCCATGCCTTGGGTGGATGAAAAAATATCGATAGGTCATGTTCCATGAACCTTCTCGAAAAATCTGAAATCCCCTGATTGGCAATGGTTTGGAAGCATGTATGCTAAGATTTCTTTTTGAAAATATCGGAAATACAAAATTTGGTATTTCCGATACGTTTGGTTTGACATGGTACTGAAAGGGCTGCCAATCGGGGACATGTGATTAGTCAGGCTTTGTGACTGTACTGATAATTTCCCCTTCTTGAATTTGGTCTTGAAAAGTATGGGGAAATGCGATAAACATCTGGAAAATTATGCCTGGGTGGCGGAACTGGTAGACGCAAGGGACTTAAAATCCCTCGGCCAAATTGGCTGTACGAGTTCAATTCTCGTCCCAGGTACCAAACAAAATCAAGGGGCTGCAATCACGGTTGTGCCCCTTTTTTTTTATGGTTCAGAGATCCCTAACGATTTGTTGTGAGACCTTTGTTTGTATGAATCACATTCTGTGCGGCATGAACAAGGAACGAGGACCTTGACATCCCTTTTTTTTTCGCTGCCGCATCAATCCGTTTCAGCGTCATCTCAGGGATGGTAATATTAATCCTTACTGTGCGTGATTTGGTATCAGGCAATGCCACCACCAAATAGGCAACCCCATCGGCATAATCGATATCAGCCATGATTTCTTCAAGCGTTGAAGGATCAGGTAATGGATCACCATCTTCGATCATTCCCTGAACGTGCAGAGAAAGTGCTTCCTGGGCCGAATCTCTGGCTTCATCAACATTTTTCCCTGCTGTAATACATCCGGGAAAGTCAGGAAATGAGACCCCGAAATCAGTATCAAGTTCTTTGTGGACAACAGCGATATAGTTAACCATGGTATCACCTCACATGAATTTTATTCCCGATTGGCGCGCAATACTCTTTAATGTGCCGGTCGGTATGTCTCTTTTCGGGTGTGGCACTGTTACACGCCCTTTTAACTCAGGATGCCGAAATTGTATGTGAGATCCGGCTTTGGTAACTTCACACCACCCATTTTGTTTCAATATTTTTATGATTTTTCGGCTATCCATAATGTGTATCAATACACACCTTCATCTATTTGTCAATTGTGATGATTAAAAACGATTTCAGGCAAATTTGAATTGAATGGTACAGGAATAACGAAAGAATGGTTGAATTTGAATTGAATCAGTGGTAGTTGCAAAGTATGGTTGAGATTTGGAGACCGATATACTAGAGTCACTATAATTATAATTTATTTCGGAGGTATTGTTGTCAAATAATATTCAAATTTCAAATTTACAGGATAAT
Above is a window of Desulfotignum balticum DSM 7044 DNA encoding:
- a CDS encoding Maf family protein, which encodes MDEHRLVLASRSPRRRHLLTQMGLDLEILPADVDETPAPGLSPVAVVKTLAENKACHVMQQRRQAWVLGADTIVVKDGRILGKPENPGQAVSMLECLSGATHSVFTGYTVGHHTRGKMITCAIETSVVFKALTKQEILWYTGTNEPYDKAGGYAVQGLGAFMVKEIRGSWANVVGLPVCEVIQTLVSLGAIQFQGQKS
- the rarD gene encoding EamA family transporter RarD, producing the protein MNPSLPGVLFGLAAFASWGFLPAYWKQMQAAQPFEILCHRIVWSCAFVFVILCVQKRGKEVVQVFKSPAQVKGLAISSTLIAANWFVYIWAVNSGRVLETSLGYYINPMINVLLGFVLLNETFTRMQCISLGFALTGVIYSLLAYGKLPLFGLTLAISFAFYGYCRKRIQVAPLPGLFVETLILMVPALAYILFLMGKGDSLFFKDPGLTLWMIGAGVVTSLPLLWFAAAAKRLKLSTIGILQYLAPSIAFTLGVFVYKEPFSTHNLITFACIWTGVALYTLEFVKHHHPRETGRGAAAGREQDRM
- a CDS encoding tyrosine-type recombinase/integrase; translation: MAELTPEKPIADDMDRVCREYLDYFLKIHQSGPTQIDSITMVIKAFGTYLQKSGIELIRINIEHVDEFLAMFNASYAKATQRLYRSFLRCFLRYLYNERNLIRRNLADLLISPPMYARAKPPQFLRPGEVRQLFNRLPRTTACELRTYAQVHLAYYLGLRPIEISRITLDDISFRKGLLELKNRKNNRPLQLPIPEDTLKAITAYIVGGRPKSHDRSVFLIFWPEPKPMSANLTGFYLTKALRDAGLPGTAYWLRHTFAQNMLEAGAGIFEIKEMMGHESIESTNNYLSVHVALMRRILFDETV
- a CDS encoding tyrosine-type recombinase/integrase; this encodes MLLDVICGRIRRHTQRVFLKDFSEYLVILLLARCGLRISEPLRLKLADYRPDEKTIYIEKTKFSKDRLIPIPLSVARQIDNYLSCRAALIEHDINPYLFIGGLQKRLGDQRIRVVFHSAVQQIGIDSPRKVIGDTTFGKPTPHSLRHSFAIYTLKSAIARKQTSQNVLPVLAAYMGHVKYQYTMEYLRVVDAESRTRLLNFADILRKKSCD
- a CDS encoding tyrosine-type recombinase/integrase; the protein is MRLTSCIIKFFDQYLPQIKGCSPNTIKSYRDTFSLFLPFAARYHRIKTGSLEFEHLTTDLILSFLNQLESDRSNTAKTRNQRLGVLKSFAKMIRFISPELQKQADAILAIPQKRSQRKLIGFLYPQEINKIFTAVKLEKKDGFRNYTLLHLLYDTGARATEIATLQLDYFDYENKILAVLGKGNRYRQIELLPKTTELVHQYIAEYRSRPSPVFKKSLFINQRGSALTRHGINRICKRCLEQALPSKRLSLMHPVHSFRHSCAVRMVSEGKPLSEIKNRLGHANVQSTMVYLQLDLNQKRQIQEDFIHFTRQQLKSDPKIDELIQWENKQNVLEWLDSL
- a CDS encoding type II toxin-antitoxin system ParD family antitoxin — translated: MHISLTPELETRVKQKVASGYYNNASEVIRDALRFWEKNEELVQHMKLEMLKERLSIGAKQAKQGKFVAQSVSEIVSEVRNA
- a CDS encoding type II toxin-antitoxin system RelE/ParE family toxin — translated: MRKYRLTPTTKSDFVEIWNYSVETWGEKQAEKYLQDIEDTLNQLAANPELGRQRPEIAPGYYSFPAQKHIIFYLISDSYIDIIGILHGKMDIDKNLM
- a CDS encoding type II toxin-antitoxin system HicB family antitoxin, encoding MVNYIAVVHKELDTDFGVSFPDFPGCITAGKNVDEARDSAQEALSLHVQGMIEDGDPLPDPSTLEEIMADIDYADGVAYLVVALPDTKSRTVRINITIPEMTLKRIDAAAKKKGMSRSSFLVHAAQNVIHTNKGLTTNR
- a CDS encoding type II toxin-antitoxin system HicA family toxin is translated as MDSRKIIKILKQNGWCEVTKAGSHIQFRHPELKGRVTVPHPKRDIPTGTLKSIARQSGIKFM